The nucleotide window ACTACTACCATGCGGAGTTTTCCATCTTGAAAGGTAAGACaagggtggtggtggtgaaCCTGATGATCCCGTTTTGCCGTTACCAAGAACTGGAAATTCAGCTTCCGAAAATTCAAGGCCGCCTCCCGTATATATGCTCAGTTCTTGTGGAGTTGCGGATGATTGATTATTACTGCAATCTAGCCGTTGCAATTGACTCCGAGTCATCTGTCCTTGACTCTTTCCCTTTGCTTGAGATTGCCTGTCTCTATATGTACAAGTATTCTGCAAACAATCAACTACAACGTCATACAATATCCTGGATTTCTGAACAACATATGCAAGGAGCACAATGATTTCAAACAAAGCGACGAAAATTTTAACGTAGGAGAATGGTtataaaaagaagatgaaggttTCGTGCAATACCGTCCTAGGGAAGTAAGTACCAATTCCTTGTGGCCTTCTCTTTTCCTCGAAAACAGTACCAAAATTATTCACCGGGTTCGACTGTAGTCCCATGGCAAACCCATTTTGTTCAATTCCAGCAGGTACATTAGGATTGCGTATTTGGGATTGATGGGTGGCTGGCCAAGGATAGTTCCTCTGCCTATGGGGTGACATCGGTGGACTTAATGGTAGTGTTGGAGGGGAAATGTTATACCTGTCACAAATCTGACTATATCTAAGGTTCTTAAAGCAACTATCATAATCCCCGCAAAGGTCTAATAACTTTCCTACATCATCTAAGCTTCCGAGGCCTCCATTGCATCTTTCGTTAAAACCCTTTAAGCCATCATTATTAAAGCAATCTTTGGTCATTTGACTGCCTAACAAGCCTAGAAA belongs to Cucurbita pepo subsp. pepo cultivar mu-cu-16 unplaced genomic scaffold, ASM280686v2 Cp4.1_scaffold001190, whole genome shotgun sequence and includes:
- the LOC111786197 gene encoding uncharacterized protein LOC111786197; translation: MTKDCFNNDGLKGFNERCNGGLGSLDDVGKLLDLCGDYDSCFKNLRYSQICDRYNISPPTLPLSPPMSPHRQRNYPWPATHQSQIRNPNVPAGIEQNGFAMGLQSNPVNNFGTVFEEKRRPQGIGTYFPRTNTCTYRDRQSQAKGKSQGQMTRSQLQRLDCSNNQSSATPQELSIYTGGGLEFSEAEFPVLGNGKTGSSGSPPPPLSYLSRWKTPHGSSSNDSWPHDEVVEPWPINPEPCDATIPEASSSSSSSSPLEQVVTSDLQGSSSSGIGSSATEGLKRDDENNQERVVVVVAEQAFHLKNDEDFPPLSH